A region of Desulfovibrio inopinatus DSM 10711 DNA encodes the following proteins:
- the gabT gene encoding 4-aminobutyrate--2-oxoglutarate transaminase, giving the protein MATNSELYTRREKAVAKGVSNLAPIFAEKAQGGIVTDVEGREYIDFAGGIGVLNVGHCHPKVVAAIKEQAEKLTHSCFHIVMYEGYVALAEKVCSIVPGDFPKKAALFNTGAEAVENAIKIARYATGKPGVIAFEKGFHGRTLLTMSLTSKVKPYKFGFGPYAPEIYRIPYADCYRCPMGKAYPSCGVACADLLRNFFISYSAAENIACLLVEPITGEGGFLTPPPEYFHKLKAICEEVGIVFIADEVQTGMGRTGKMLAMEHWGVVPDLTCMAKSMGAGMPISAVAGKAELMDAPHVGGLGGTYGGNPISCAASLAAIEVLQSDGFLDRANELGQRFRSRLEALQKMYPIIGDIRGKGPMLALEIVKDPKTKEPDAAKTKAIASQCVANGLILLTCGNFGNVIRTLMPLVITDEELERAMVILEEAIAAHAA; this is encoded by the coding sequence ATGGCAACAAACAGCGAGTTGTACACAAGACGGGAAAAGGCTGTAGCAAAAGGAGTCTCCAACCTGGCTCCTATTTTTGCTGAAAAGGCGCAGGGTGGCATCGTCACCGATGTTGAGGGGCGTGAGTATATCGACTTTGCCGGTGGCATCGGTGTGTTGAATGTCGGCCACTGTCATCCCAAAGTGGTTGCGGCCATCAAAGAGCAGGCCGAAAAGCTCACCCACTCTTGTTTTCACATCGTGATGTACGAAGGCTATGTGGCTCTGGCGGAAAAGGTATGCTCCATTGTTCCGGGGGATTTTCCGAAAAAGGCTGCCCTGTTCAATACCGGGGCCGAGGCTGTGGAAAATGCCATCAAAATTGCTCGATATGCGACGGGAAAACCTGGAGTCATTGCTTTTGAAAAGGGATTTCATGGCCGCACGCTGTTGACCATGAGCCTGACGAGTAAAGTTAAACCCTATAAATTTGGTTTTGGCCCGTACGCTCCGGAAATTTATCGCATCCCGTATGCCGATTGCTATCGCTGTCCGATGGGGAAAGCCTATCCGAGCTGTGGCGTGGCGTGTGCCGATCTCCTTCGGAATTTCTTTATCAGCTATTCTGCTGCGGAAAACATTGCTTGTCTGCTTGTTGAGCCCATCACCGGCGAAGGGGGATTCCTGACGCCTCCTCCTGAATATTTCCATAAACTCAAAGCCATTTGTGAAGAAGTCGGTATTGTTTTCATTGCCGATGAAGTCCAAACCGGTATGGGGCGCACAGGAAAAATGCTGGCGATGGAGCACTGGGGTGTTGTTCCCGATTTGACCTGCATGGCCAAGAGCATGGGCGCAGGTATGCCAATCTCGGCGGTCGCCGGGAAAGCAGAACTTATGGATGCTCCGCATGTCGGTGGACTCGGTGGCACCTATGGCGGCAACCCCATTTCGTGTGCAGCCTCGTTGGCGGCCATTGAGGTGTTGCAAAGCGACGGATTCCTTGACCGAGCGAATGAGCTTGGACAACGTTTTCGCTCTCGTCTTGAAGCTTTGCAGAAAATGTACCCCATTATTGGCGATATTCGTGGCAAAGGCCCCATGCTGGCCCTGGAAATCGTCAAAGATCCCAAAACAAAAGAGCCAGATGCGGCCAAAACCAAGGCCATTGCCAGCCAGTGTGTGGCAAATGGGCTCATTTTGTTGACCTGCGGCAATTTCGGAAATGTTATCCGTACGCTTATGCCTCTTGTCATCACCGACGAAGAGCTTGAGCGCGCCATGGTCATCCTTGAGGAAGCAATCGCGGCCCACGCCGCGTAA
- a CDS encoding sigma 54-interacting transcriptional regulator, whose translation MLESQYLIDILDSVSYAVVAIDLDGNVMCLNRPARLFLTKRGRDIDGCIGGPAEVILPLAAPLAREAVKTTAFQQGYGRIVDRGRDLFFEITPLFSNETLAGTVVSLQRPERFEELATQLDGYQNMALQLKAVFDSSSDGIWVTDGEGRVLEINRASEQLNAIKAQDVVGKPMYTLLRNKSFVNESVTLKVLERKRQESIIQDIQRTGKQLLVTGTPVLNDKSEVVMVVVNERDITDLNNMRKSLEDAKREKAKVQDELAGLTMLELEGQGMVMESPAMRQVTTTALKLAQLNASNILLLGESGTGKSMFAKFIHAQSPRKDAPFMSVNCAALPESLIEAELFGYEKGAFTGANTSGKAGLMELAGKGTFFFDEVGEIPLTVQAKLLKCLDEKEYLPVGGSTPKSLRCTIIAATNRDLEDMVAKKLFREDLFYRLNALVLRIPPLRERPEDIYELASHFLDEYCKRYNVRKTMSGRGVERLLHYSFLGNVRELRNIIKKGVVMTDEESLDDFLGQALGDTDHNVGNGTDFNLAKALTEVERACLVRAKQRAHSTREMARLLGLSQPTVVRKLRKHGL comes from the coding sequence CTGCACGACTTTTTTTGACAAAGCGTGGGCGCGATATTGATGGATGTATAGGGGGGCCTGCTGAAGTCATTTTGCCCCTGGCAGCACCATTGGCCCGTGAAGCCGTGAAAACCACCGCGTTTCAACAAGGGTATGGTCGCATCGTGGACCGAGGACGCGACTTGTTTTTTGAGATTACACCGCTTTTTTCCAATGAAACATTGGCCGGTACTGTGGTGAGTCTTCAACGACCGGAACGCTTCGAAGAGTTGGCGACTCAACTTGATGGATATCAGAATATGGCATTACAGCTCAAAGCCGTGTTCGATTCCTCAAGCGATGGTATTTGGGTAACCGATGGTGAAGGACGGGTACTTGAGATCAACCGGGCATCAGAACAGCTCAATGCGATTAAAGCCCAAGATGTTGTCGGGAAACCCATGTATACCCTGTTGCGTAATAAAAGTTTCGTCAATGAATCGGTGACGTTGAAAGTCTTGGAGCGTAAGCGTCAGGAATCCATCATTCAGGACATTCAACGCACGGGAAAACAATTGCTTGTTACGGGCACCCCGGTGCTCAACGACAAGTCCGAAGTCGTTATGGTCGTGGTCAATGAGCGAGACATTACAGACCTCAACAACATGCGTAAAAGTTTGGAAGATGCCAAACGGGAAAAGGCGAAAGTACAGGATGAGCTGGCTGGCCTCACCATGCTCGAACTTGAAGGCCAAGGCATGGTTATGGAAAGCCCGGCCATGCGTCAGGTGACCACCACGGCTCTGAAGTTGGCGCAGCTCAATGCGTCGAATATTTTATTACTTGGCGAATCCGGTACGGGAAAAAGCATGTTTGCGAAATTCATTCATGCGCAAAGCCCTCGAAAAGACGCTCCATTTATGTCGGTGAACTGTGCGGCACTGCCTGAGTCGCTCATTGAGGCGGAATTGTTTGGGTACGAGAAGGGTGCATTTACCGGTGCGAATACCTCAGGGAAGGCCGGGCTTATGGAACTTGCCGGAAAGGGGACGTTTTTCTTCGATGAAGTCGGGGAAATTCCACTTACGGTTCAAGCCAAACTTCTGAAATGTCTGGATGAAAAAGAATATCTACCGGTTGGAGGTTCGACGCCGAAATCCCTTCGCTGCACCATCATCGCCGCAACCAATCGAGATTTGGAGGATATGGTTGCAAAAAAACTCTTTCGGGAAGATTTGTTTTACCGATTGAATGCCTTGGTCTTACGTATTCCCCCTCTGCGGGAGCGTCCTGAAGATATTTATGAGTTAGCTAGCCATTTTCTTGATGAGTATTGTAAGCGCTACAATGTCCGAAAGACCATGAGCGGGCGCGGTGTTGAACGGTTGTTGCACTATAGTTTTCTGGGTAATGTCCGAGAGCTTCGTAATATAATCAAAAAAGGCGTCGTCATGACCGATGAAGAATCTCTGGATGATTTTCTTGGTCAAGCCTTAGGTGATACTGATCACAACGTGGGCAACGGGACGGACTTTAACTTAGCCAAGGCGTTGACCGAAGTGGAGCGGGCGTGTCTGGTTCGTGCAAAACAACGAGCCCATTCAACACGTGAGATGGCACGTCTTCTTGGACTCAGTCAGCCAACCGTGGTACGTAAGCTACGGAAGCATGGGCTATAA